One segment of Vibrio orientalis CIP 102891 = ATCC 33934 DNA contains the following:
- a CDS encoding ABC transporter permease, whose product MTATLSLAWKSVRNRKVTAILTILTVAISVILLLGVERIRTQAKSSFANTISGTDLIVGGRSGQVNLLLYSVFRIGNATNNIDWKSYQEFSQHRAVDWAIPISLGDSHKGFRVMGTNHSYFEHYRYGQKQNLAFNQGKEFNGLFEAVIGADVARSLNYHVGSEMIIAHGISDVGFSRHDNTPFKVVGILAPTGTPVDKTVHVSLEAIEAIHVGWESGANLGNNPSAEQLLKMDFQPKQITAMMLGLKSKIQTFALQRQINTYAKEPLSAILPGVALHELWGMMSVAEQALMAVSVFVVIAGLLGMLSSLLTSLQERRREMAILRAMGARPRHVFSLLILEASVLTFIGLVAGTIGLYALLAVAAPLIQQQYGIDLQMIALSQYEWLLLAAVQIAGTIIGFIPAFRAYKQSLSDGMTIRV is encoded by the coding sequence ATGACAGCTACACTTTCTCTCGCATGGAAGAGTGTTCGCAACCGAAAAGTGACCGCTATCCTCACTATTCTGACCGTGGCAATATCGGTGATTTTGTTACTTGGGGTAGAACGAATTCGTACCCAAGCGAAGAGCAGCTTTGCCAACACAATTTCCGGCACAGATTTAATCGTTGGTGGTCGCTCAGGCCAAGTTAACTTACTGCTTTACTCTGTATTTCGCATTGGTAACGCCACTAATAATATTGACTGGAAAAGCTACCAAGAATTTAGCCAACACAGAGCCGTCGACTGGGCGATTCCTATCTCGTTAGGTGACTCGCACAAAGGATTTCGAGTTATGGGGACCAACCATAGCTACTTCGAGCACTACCGTTACGGGCAAAAGCAAAACCTCGCATTTAATCAAGGTAAAGAGTTCAATGGATTGTTTGAGGCGGTGATTGGTGCCGACGTTGCCCGCTCGCTTAATTACCACGTGGGCAGTGAAATGATCATCGCTCATGGCATTAGTGATGTAGGTTTTAGTCGCCATGACAACACGCCATTTAAAGTGGTGGGTATTCTTGCTCCGACTGGCACACCGGTTGATAAGACTGTACATGTATCTCTTGAAGCCATTGAAGCGATTCACGTCGGCTGGGAATCGGGTGCCAACTTAGGCAACAACCCGAGCGCAGAACAGTTATTAAAAATGGATTTTCAACCTAAGCAAATCACCGCCATGATGCTAGGTTTGAAGTCCAAAATTCAAACGTTCGCCTTGCAAAGACAAATCAACACCTATGCAAAAGAACCTCTTAGCGCGATCTTACCTGGGGTCGCATTGCATGAATTATGGGGAATGATGTCGGTTGCAGAACAAGCCTTAATGGCGGTCTCTGTATTTGTGGTAATCGCAGGATTACTCGGCATGCTGTCGAGCCTACTGACCAGCTTACAAGAACGGCGCCGTGAAATGGCTATTCTACGTGCGATGGGGGCAAGGCCGCGCCATGTATTTAGCTTATTGATCTTAGAAGCAAGCGTGCTCACCTTTATCGGCTTGGTCGCCGGCACCATAGGTTTATATGCCCTGCTTGCCGTTGCTGCTCCGCTTATCCAGCAACAATATGGGATTGATTTACAAATGATCGCTTTATCCCAATATGAGTGGTTACTTCTCGCGGCGGTGCAAATTGCTGGTACTATAATCGGCTTTATTCCAGCATTCAGAGCTTATAAGCAGTCTCTCAGCGATGGTATGACGATTCGAGTATAA
- a CDS encoding YtfJ family protein, with protein MKNKTLLAIAIACSPALAMAHNISVGQSIPNVDVASHGEIVLQGEDTAFQAWSTQSMLGKVRVIQAIAGRSSSKEMNAPLMAAITAAKFPEQSYQTTSIINQDDSMWGTGSFVKSSAQDSKKEFPWSSMVLDEEGSVANAWDLASESSAIIVQDKQGKVLFVKEGTLNEQEIQQVLTLVKENI; from the coding sequence ATGAAAAATAAAACTCTACTCGCAATTGCGATTGCATGCTCTCCAGCACTAGCGATGGCACACAACATCTCTGTAGGTCAATCGATACCAAACGTGGATGTCGCTAGTCATGGCGAAATTGTCCTACAAGGTGAAGATACCGCCTTCCAAGCGTGGTCGACACAAAGTATGTTAGGCAAGGTCCGAGTGATTCAAGCGATTGCAGGACGCAGCAGCTCGAAAGAAATGAATGCGCCACTAATGGCCGCGATCACCGCAGCAAAATTCCCAGAACAAAGCTATCAAACCACATCGATCATCAACCAAGATGATTCTATGTGGGGAACTGGGTCATTTGTGAAATCTTCAGCTCAAGACAGCAAGAAAGAATTCCCATGGTCATCAATGGTACTGGATGAGGAAGGTTCCGTAGCCAACGCTTGGGATCTCGCGAGTGAATCATCGGCGATCATCGTCCAAGACAAACAAGGTAAAGTACTGTTTGTTAAAGAGGGCACGCTAAATGAGCAAGAGATCCAGCAAGTGCTTACGTTAGTTAAAGAGAACATCTAA
- a CDS encoding ABC transporter ATP-binding protein has translation MTKTDPSSVVELTQVTFTWPDNDTPTLDIPSLVVTHGEHLFIKGPSGCGKSTLLGLLTGINTATSGQVSLLGEELTKMSGSQRDEFRANNIGYIFQQFNLLPYLSVIENVTLPCQFAPQRKKQVEGDLTAKATELLEKLRLPSALLNKPVTELSIGQQQRVAAARALIGNPKVVIADEPTSSLDFDNRSAFIELLLEQVNQANSTLLFVSHDPTLEPLFDRTINLQQLNQAGGQL, from the coding sequence ATGACTAAGACAGACCCGTCTTCGGTGGTTGAGCTTACTCAAGTCACATTTACCTGGCCAGATAATGATACCCCTACGCTTGATATTCCTTCGTTAGTTGTCACTCACGGCGAACACCTCTTCATCAAGGGACCAAGTGGGTGTGGTAAATCAACCTTACTCGGACTCCTGACGGGAATTAATACCGCAACCTCAGGTCAAGTTTCTTTACTCGGTGAAGAGCTAACTAAGATGTCAGGTAGCCAAAGAGATGAGTTTCGCGCCAATAACATTGGCTACATCTTCCAGCAATTCAACTTACTGCCCTACCTTAGTGTGATTGAAAATGTCACTCTTCCTTGCCAATTTGCACCACAAAGAAAAAAGCAGGTTGAGGGAGATTTAACCGCTAAAGCAACCGAGTTATTGGAGAAACTACGTCTTCCGAGCGCACTGCTCAATAAACCGGTGACTGAACTGAGTATTGGCCAACAGCAGCGAGTCGCGGCTGCCAGAGCACTGATAGGTAACCCCAAGGTAGTGATCGCAGATGAACCAACCTCATCGCTCGATTTTGACAACCGTAGTGCATTTATTGAACTGTTGCTCGAACAAGTAAACCAAGCAAACTCGACGTTACTTTTTGTCAGCCATGATCCGACGCTAGAGCCATTGTTTGATCGCACCATTAATCTGCAGCAGCTCAATCAAGCCGGAGGTCAATTATGA
- the zrgA gene encoding zinc uptake protein ZrgA — protein sequence MNKITPIALGITLAVSSFAQAEEGFRQHSAHVHGVVEFNIAQDANELLMEITAPGADVVGFELAPQTDEQKHQLEAAVTQLSDANSIFTLAASAGCKIEHKSVSHTLGKDNHKGHDHHDDHEHHDEHKGHDHHDDHEHHDEHKGHDHHDDHEGHSSSHGEFTVEYHFECSDIAKLDEINTNWFSHFPNTESIKVNVLTDTKQAAMQLSKGESKISL from the coding sequence ATGAACAAGATTACTCCAATCGCACTTGGTATTACGCTAGCAGTAAGCAGCTTTGCTCAAGCAGAAGAAGGTTTTCGTCAACACAGCGCACACGTCCACGGTGTGGTGGAATTCAATATCGCTCAAGATGCTAACGAACTGCTAATGGAAATCACTGCGCCAGGAGCTGATGTGGTGGGCTTTGAGCTCGCTCCTCAGACTGACGAACAAAAACATCAACTTGAAGCAGCAGTAACCCAACTGAGCGATGCCAATAGTATCTTTACCTTAGCGGCCAGTGCCGGGTGTAAGATTGAGCACAAGTCAGTGAGTCATACATTAGGTAAAGATAACCACAAAGGTCATGATCACCACGATGACCATGAGCATCATGACGAGCATAAAGGCCATGACCACCACGATGACCATGAGCATCATGACGAGCATAAAGGCCATGATCATCACGATGACCATGAAGGACACTCATCTTCCCATGGTGAGTTTACCGTTGAGTACCACTTCGAATGTAGTGACATCGCAAAACTGGATGAGATTAACACCAACTGGTTCTCTCACTTCCCGAACACTGAATCAATTAAAGTGAATGTATTGACCGATACTAAGCAAGCAGCAATGCAGCTATCTAAAGGCGAAAGCAAGATCTCACTTTAA
- a CDS encoding DUF3299 domain-containing protein, translating to MKKLILLVLALFSVGLTTHSVSADDTLTLDWIDLIPESERNQFDAYGMPAVDHSSDVMKQSKVGSVRPELNGSTVKIPGFVIPLEGDENIVTEFLLVPYFGACIHVPPPPPNQIIYVKFPKGAPVQELWDVIYVIGTLKTETISHELAETAYVIEGTEIAEYDDM from the coding sequence ATGAAAAAACTGATCCTACTAGTCTTGGCCCTATTTTCAGTTGGCCTTACCACCCACTCAGTCAGTGCCGATGACACACTGACATTAGATTGGATTGATCTTATTCCAGAAAGCGAGCGCAATCAGTTTGATGCCTATGGTATGCCAGCCGTGGATCACTCAAGTGACGTGATGAAACAATCTAAAGTAGGAAGTGTGAGACCCGAACTTAATGGCAGTACGGTGAAAATACCGGGGTTCGTCATCCCGCTCGAAGGCGATGAAAATATAGTGACGGAATTTCTACTGGTGCCATATTTTGGCGCTTGTATCCACGTACCGCCACCGCCACCGAACCAGATCATTTATGTGAAGTTCCCGAAAGGCGCTCCAGTACAAGAGTTGTGGGATGTCATTTACGTGATAGGCACACTTAAGACCGAAACCATTAGCCATGAGCTAGCGGAAACTGCGTATGTCATAGAAGGCACTGAAATTGCCGAATATGATGATATGTAG
- a CDS encoding translocation/assembly module TamB domain-containing protein, which yields MTRVVIKWSKWLSLSLLALLALIVIALGTLLFTNSGLNLALWGAEKFVPQLKVESSQGALFPRFTLNNVKFKDDSLNVDTELKSITLAIRANCLTEPRVCVDEIAIDGLRFSMPELPPSSAPEQEEPTPSTSKITSPIPIVVSRIALTDIELDVLQNQISWQSFTSGVAFQGNRLRLNKTTLTSPTVKLAPADEAAKEQQAPQPESKEPTPIVLPNVELPLQIEVVRIDIHDFKLEQETPVVVNHLGLSVDATGSTVDVHTLELDMPQAQAELATKVELQGDYPLTLKLDATVKDKVAPGQTLTLNADGSVANLSLEATLGGLAKAKLAAYIEPLKPELPFDISLSGGDVQWPLTGKGDYFVAIDKLKSKGSLDGYQLELASNIKGKDIPDLAVTLQGDGDLNHVKLKKVDLTTLGGHVSGDVMANWKAPINWAANLNLSHIQPGLQWPEAEGDISGKLATTGSLTEQGGWQVELPTLDIDGVLREYPLNIEGSLSASDKSGSGNLSLDTPRLVLSHGPNKVEAKGQLDKEWRMDLAIDFPDLIKTVPDLQGKATGAISLRGALKEPQVGVALDVQAIDWQQQASVEHIALNGDITPLPVPAGRLSLQVQNAQYQETLVDSVAMTFNGSQQEHQLKLDVASNVASTSLALSGSLKDKPDLIWQGALERMTLSSQQGEWRLNQATKLGFEMATQQVSVAAHCWLQADSSLCLDKDIQVGQSGEAALTLKQFDFDQLKAFIPQATELTGQTNANVWAKWAPDSAPQVKATIELPKGQLVQKLEQPVTVGWDKVQLNAQIADNKLQADWLLDITDNGDISGKVMIPDVLTDDKQIDGQLKLTTFNLDFLDPIIGDYSQLKSNISTDLAFSGPVMQPKVNGKFLVDGISLKGDISPVEVDSGRLTINFTGYEALLAAAIHTPDGKLEVSGDADWHDLKAWSSNLRVFAEELYVDVPPMVKMKVKPDMTISASPQHARIDGDIALPWGRIVVEELPPSAIGVSKDQVLLNDQLEPIDKESPVPFILETNINIKIGDDFKLSAFGLEGGLVGNLNVAQKDKGPFITGEINIADGSYTSFGQDLLIQEGKILMNGPADQPYVQITAIRNPDNTQDDVTAGVKVTGPASEPTVTIFSDPAMPQANALSYLLRGQDIDGEAGGNSMTTTLIGLSLAKSGRVVGEIGEAFGVQDLQLDTAGSGDDSQVTVSGYVLPGLQVKYGVGIFDSVGEFTVRYRLMQDLYVEAITGVDSAVDLLYQFEFN from the coding sequence ATGACCCGTGTGGTAATTAAGTGGTCAAAGTGGCTGTCACTTTCTTTACTGGCTTTACTCGCGTTAATCGTGATTGCGCTAGGTACGTTATTGTTTACCAATAGTGGTTTAAACCTTGCTTTATGGGGTGCTGAGAAGTTTGTTCCCCAGCTTAAAGTTGAGTCATCTCAAGGGGCTCTTTTCCCTCGCTTTACCCTGAATAATGTTAAATTCAAAGACGACTCTTTAAATGTCGATACCGAGCTAAAATCGATCACCTTGGCCATTCGTGCCAACTGTTTAACCGAACCTCGAGTATGTGTCGATGAAATTGCCATTGATGGATTGCGTTTTTCTATGCCAGAACTGCCACCAAGCAGTGCGCCAGAGCAAGAAGAGCCAACGCCATCGACGAGCAAGATTACCTCGCCAATCCCTATTGTGGTCAGTCGCATCGCATTAACGGATATTGAGTTAGATGTTTTACAAAACCAAATCTCTTGGCAGTCGTTTACCTCTGGCGTTGCGTTTCAGGGTAATCGCTTACGATTAAACAAGACTACGCTCACCTCTCCAACGGTTAAGCTAGCGCCTGCTGATGAGGCAGCTAAAGAGCAGCAAGCTCCTCAGCCTGAGAGCAAAGAGCCCACACCGATTGTCTTGCCGAACGTCGAACTTCCGTTGCAGATTGAAGTCGTGCGTATTGATATTCATGACTTTAAGTTGGAGCAAGAGACTCCCGTTGTGGTGAATCACCTTGGCTTAAGTGTTGATGCCACAGGTTCTACGGTGGATGTACACACACTTGAGCTCGATATGCCGCAAGCACAAGCTGAACTCGCCACCAAAGTCGAACTGCAAGGTGACTACCCACTGACATTGAAGTTAGATGCGACGGTTAAAGACAAAGTTGCCCCAGGGCAGACATTGACACTCAATGCTGACGGTAGCGTGGCGAACTTGAGTTTAGAGGCCACTTTAGGTGGGTTAGCCAAGGCAAAATTAGCCGCTTATATCGAACCACTCAAACCAGAGTTACCTTTTGATATTTCCTTGAGTGGTGGTGATGTTCAGTGGCCGTTAACAGGTAAGGGAGATTACTTTGTTGCCATTGACAAGCTCAAGAGCAAAGGTTCTCTCGATGGCTATCAGCTTGAACTTGCGAGCAATATTAAAGGTAAGGATATCCCTGATCTGGCGGTTACATTGCAAGGTGATGGTGACCTCAATCACGTGAAGCTGAAAAAAGTCGATTTAACGACGTTAGGTGGGCATGTCTCTGGTGATGTGATGGCCAACTGGAAGGCGCCGATAAACTGGGCGGCTAATTTAAATCTATCCCATATTCAGCCGGGTCTACAATGGCCTGAGGCTGAAGGTGATATCAGCGGTAAGCTGGCGACAACAGGTAGCTTGACTGAACAGGGCGGTTGGCAAGTTGAACTGCCAACGTTAGATATTGATGGGGTTCTTAGAGAGTACCCACTGAATATTGAAGGTTCATTGTCGGCATCAGATAAAAGTGGTAGCGGCAATTTGAGCCTTGATACGCCACGATTGGTGCTTTCTCATGGCCCGAATAAGGTAGAAGCGAAAGGTCAGCTGGATAAAGAGTGGCGAATGGACCTCGCTATCGACTTTCCTGATCTGATAAAAACAGTGCCGGATTTGCAGGGTAAAGCGACAGGGGCGATTTCATTGCGCGGTGCATTGAAAGAGCCTCAAGTTGGTGTTGCGTTAGATGTTCAAGCCATTGACTGGCAGCAGCAAGCCAGCGTGGAACATATTGCGTTAAACGGCGATATCACCCCACTCCCTGTGCCCGCTGGGCGTCTTTCTCTGCAGGTTCAAAATGCGCAATACCAAGAGACATTGGTAGATAGTGTTGCCATGACGTTTAACGGTTCACAGCAAGAGCACCAACTGAAGTTAGATGTAGCTTCGAATGTGGCATCGACTAGTTTGGCGCTCAGTGGCTCATTGAAGGATAAACCTGATCTCATTTGGCAGGGCGCGCTTGAGAGAATGACGTTGAGTTCACAGCAAGGTGAGTGGCGACTCAATCAGGCGACCAAATTAGGCTTTGAAATGGCGACGCAGCAGGTGTCCGTTGCGGCTCACTGTTGGTTGCAAGCCGACTCATCGCTCTGCTTGGATAAAGATATTCAGGTTGGGCAAAGTGGCGAAGCAGCGTTAACCCTAAAGCAGTTTGACTTTGACCAGCTAAAAGCCTTTATCCCACAAGCGACAGAGCTGACTGGGCAAACCAACGCCAATGTTTGGGCTAAGTGGGCGCCAGATTCTGCTCCGCAAGTAAAAGCGACGATTGAGCTGCCAAAAGGTCAACTAGTGCAAAAGTTAGAGCAGCCTGTGACAGTGGGTTGGGACAAAGTGCAGCTCAACGCCCAGATTGCCGACAACAAACTGCAAGCAGATTGGTTGCTGGATATTACTGATAATGGTGATATTTCGGGCAAGGTGATGATCCCTGATGTGCTAACGGATGATAAGCAAATCGATGGTCAGCTAAAGCTAACGACATTCAACTTAGACTTTCTCGATCCTATCATTGGTGATTACAGCCAATTGAAGTCAAATATTTCGACTGATTTAGCCTTTAGTGGCCCAGTGATGCAGCCAAAAGTAAACGGTAAGTTCCTTGTTGATGGCATTTCATTGAAAGGGGACATCTCTCCTGTGGAAGTGGACTCGGGCCGTTTGACGATTAATTTCACGGGGTATGAAGCGTTATTGGCTGCGGCAATCCATACTCCTGATGGCAAATTAGAAGTCTCGGGTGACGCGGATTGGCATGATCTTAAAGCGTGGAGCAGTAACCTACGCGTGTTTGCTGAAGAGCTGTATGTGGATGTGCCGCCAATGGTGAAGATGAAAGTCAAACCGGATATGACCATTTCGGCATCGCCTCAGCATGCGCGGATTGATGGTGATATTGCTTTGCCATGGGGAAGAATTGTTGTTGAAGAGTTGCCACCAAGTGCGATTGGGGTATCGAAGGATCAGGTATTGTTGAATGATCAATTAGAGCCAATCGACAAAGAGAGCCCTGTTCCTTTTATTCTTGAAACCAATATCAATATTAAGATTGGCGATGACTTTAAGCTGTCTGCCTTTGGACTTGAGGGTGGTTTAGTCGGTAACCTCAATGTGGCCCAGAAAGATAAAGGCCCGTTTATTACCGGCGAGATCAATATCGCAGATGGCTCTTATACCTCATTTGGTCAAGATCTGTTGATCCAAGAAGGTAAGATCTTAATGAATGGGCCCGCGGACCAACCATACGTTCAAATAACGGCGATCCGTAACCCAGACAACACTCAAGATGATGTAACCGCTGGTGTGAAAGTGACAGGGCCTGCCAGTGAGCCAACGGTGACGATTTTCTCGGATCCTGCGATGCCGCAAGCTAATGCGCTCTCTTATCTGCTGCGTGGCCAAGACATTGATGGTGAAGCGGGGGGGAACTCCATGACCACCACACTAATTGGTCTAAGCTTAGCCAAGAGTGGGCGTGTGGTCGGCGAAATCGGTGAAGCATTTGGCGTACAGGACTTACAGCTTGATACTGCTGGTAGTGGTGATGACTCACAAGTGACGGTGAGTGGCTATGTGTTACCTGGGCTACAGGTGAAATATGGAGTCGGTATTTTTGACTCTGTGGGCGAATTTACGGTGCGATATCGTTTGATGCAGGATCTCTATGTCGAAGCGATTACTGGTGTCGATAGCGCGGTGGATCTGCTTTATCAATTTGAGTTCAACTAA
- a CDS encoding DUF1107 family protein, producing the protein MLREFTIYRPHQVARFVKTLFKGQFVISGVGEFNFDNGKVLLPDVKDPQKLLTFKEINQAIAALPI; encoded by the coding sequence ATGCTGCGTGAATTTACCATCTATCGACCACACCAAGTGGCTCGATTTGTTAAAACCTTGTTTAAAGGTCAATTCGTTATTTCAGGTGTGGGTGAGTTTAACTTTGATAATGGCAAGGTCCTGCTACCTGACGTCAAAGACCCACAAAAACTGCTGACGTTCAAAGAAATCAACCAAGCGATTGCTGCTCTACCGATTTAA
- the msrA gene encoding peptide-methionine (S)-S-oxide reductase MsrA, producing MLNKQTLISAQEALPGRETPLAIDDTHFVNQSSLTAEPAQGCQQILFGMGCFWGAERLFWQINGVVSTSVGYSGGFTLNPTYEEVCSGQTGHTEVVRVIFDSNIITLQQLLRTFWEKHDPTQGMRQGNDLGTQYRSAIYVFNEEQLQIASASKEEYQALLGNDKGSITTDILPAGKYYFAENYHQQYLAKNPNGYCGIGGTGVCFPPQ from the coding sequence ATGCTCAACAAACAAACCCTGATTTCAGCTCAAGAGGCTTTGCCTGGCCGTGAAACGCCACTTGCCATTGATGACACACATTTCGTCAATCAATCCAGTTTGACCGCAGAACCCGCTCAAGGTTGCCAACAAATACTCTTTGGTATGGGTTGTTTCTGGGGAGCAGAGCGCTTGTTCTGGCAAATCAATGGGGTCGTCAGCACTTCGGTCGGCTACTCCGGAGGCTTCACTTTAAACCCAACCTACGAAGAAGTCTGCTCTGGCCAAACCGGACATACCGAAGTGGTACGTGTAATTTTCGATAGCAATATCATTACCTTGCAGCAGCTACTACGAACTTTCTGGGAAAAACATGACCCAACCCAAGGAATGCGCCAAGGCAATGATTTAGGAACACAGTATCGTTCTGCCATCTACGTATTTAACGAAGAGCAATTGCAGATAGCCAGCGCCTCCAAAGAGGAATATCAGGCCTTATTGGGCAATGATAAGGGCAGTATCACCACTGATATCTTACCCGCTGGAAAGTACTACTTTGCTGAAAACTACCATCAGCAATATCTTGCGAAGAACCCGAATGGCTACTGTGGTATCGGCGGGACAGGCGTCTGTTTTCCACCTCAATAA
- a CDS encoding DUF2607 family protein — MSLFRLVSTRTAVCAIALVLWLNFAYIEHQYELSQPQHSQHHCQLFACVLHGAKAFVVTLPAIASSESHRLESFYYFVESVFFAYLARSPPAS; from the coding sequence TTGTCTCTATTTCGCTTAGTTTCGACACGAACGGCTGTCTGCGCCATTGCATTAGTGCTATGGCTAAACTTTGCGTACATTGAGCACCAATATGAACTGTCGCAGCCACAACATAGTCAGCATCACTGCCAACTTTTTGCCTGTGTGCTGCATGGTGCAAAGGCATTTGTCGTCACACTGCCAGCGATAGCTTCATCCGAATCCCATCGCCTTGAGTCATTTTACTACTTTGTAGAAAGTGTCTTCTTTGCTTACCTCGCGCGCTCACCACCAGCCTCTTGA
- a CDS encoding autotransporter assembly complex protein TamA gives MIRKSLPALLTLLTVAPIVSAQDLDLSVEGLEGALQDNVDVYLSSIPPEEYSTSLRFQARVERNIIEALTALGYYHPRFEFSVAEDENELIVKVTPGPVVIIQAVDVQITGEAKNDPDFAALIKKSGLKQGDTLNHSSYDALKSGIRNLALRKGYFEGDFKLSRLEVAPDLNQAFIRLHYDSGIRYHFGDSTITGSQIDQERVASLSPFKSGDPYLVSQVGEYNQNLSNTDWFSSVFVEPDLSQLGEGRELPMKVSLSPQARNQLETGIGYSTDVGVRGSLKWKKPWVNSRGHSFDSSFSLSAPEQTITAGYRIPLEDVLNEYYRIQYGLKNVDNRDTKSLESNLALERHWLLDNGWHRTLYVRYLLENYEQGIQDDNAQFLLPGISFTRSRIRGGSMPMWGDRQSLTIEYGDPSVLSETRVTRLIGGMTWIRGIGNNHRGIFRIDGGANLADDFSKLSPSLRFFAGGDNNLRGYGYESISPTDESGALTGAKYMATSSLEYQYRVYGNWWGAVFYDVGDAFNDEIDLKRGTGVGVRWASPVGPIRLDFAWGLDAAPGDEFKIHFTLGPEL, from the coding sequence ATGATCAGAAAGTCTTTACCAGCGCTATTAACTCTCCTTACAGTTGCTCCGATTGTATCTGCTCAAGATCTGGATCTTTCAGTCGAGGGATTAGAGGGTGCGTTGCAAGATAATGTTGATGTCTATCTATCCTCTATTCCTCCAGAAGAGTATTCGACCAGCTTACGTTTTCAGGCTCGTGTGGAACGTAACATTATCGAAGCATTAACTGCATTAGGTTACTACCATCCTCGATTTGAGTTTTCTGTTGCTGAAGATGAAAATGAGCTCATCGTAAAAGTGACACCGGGGCCAGTGGTCATCATCCAAGCAGTGGATGTGCAGATCACAGGAGAAGCGAAAAACGATCCTGACTTTGCAGCTTTGATTAAGAAAAGCGGCCTAAAGCAAGGCGATACCCTTAATCATAGCTCTTATGATGCCCTCAAGTCGGGTATTCGCAACCTTGCCTTACGTAAGGGCTATTTTGAAGGCGACTTTAAACTTAGCCGCCTTGAAGTCGCCCCAGACTTAAACCAAGCTTTTATTCGCCTTCATTACGACAGTGGTATTCGTTACCATTTTGGTGATAGCACCATCACGGGCAGTCAAATTGATCAAGAGCGTGTGGCGTCACTATCTCCGTTTAAAAGTGGCGACCCTTACTTAGTCTCTCAAGTCGGCGAATATAATCAAAATCTATCGAATACCGATTGGTTCTCTTCAGTATTTGTTGAACCAGATTTATCTCAGTTGGGAGAAGGGCGAGAGCTACCGATGAAGGTATCACTTTCTCCGCAGGCGCGTAATCAACTCGAGACGGGTATTGGCTACTCAACCGATGTGGGTGTTCGAGGCTCTTTGAAGTGGAAGAAACCATGGGTAAATAGTCGCGGCCACAGCTTTGATAGTAGCTTTTCTCTTTCAGCACCAGAGCAGACCATTACTGCCGGTTACCGTATTCCTCTAGAAGATGTGCTAAATGAGTACTATCGAATTCAGTATGGATTAAAGAACGTCGATAATCGCGATACGAAGAGTTTGGAGTCCAACTTAGCGCTCGAAAGGCACTGGCTACTTGATAATGGTTGGCACAGAACTCTTTACGTACGCTACTTGCTTGAAAACTATGAGCAAGGCATACAGGACGATAACGCGCAATTCCTCTTACCGGGCATTTCGTTTACCCGTAGCCGAATTCGTGGTGGTTCGATGCCTATGTGGGGCGATCGCCAAAGTTTAACCATCGAATATGGTGATCCTAGCGTCCTGTCTGAAACTCGAGTGACACGCTTGATTGGCGGTATGACGTGGATTCGTGGTATCGGCAATAACCATCGCGGTATTTTCCGTATTGATGGTGGGGCGAACTTGGCTGACGATTTTTCTAAGTTGTCACCATCGCTGCGTTTTTTCGCTGGTGGTGATAATAACTTACGTGGTTATGGCTATGAGTCGATCTCGCCTACTGATGAAAGTGGCGCATTAACCGGTGCAAAATACATGGCGACCAGCTCGCTTGAGTATCAATACCGAGTGTATGGAAACTGGTGGGGCGCGGTGTTTTATGACGTCGGTGATGCCTTTAATGATGAGATCGATTTAAAGCGCGGTACAGGTGTAGGCGTACGTTGGGCATCCCCGGTTGGTCCGATTCGTCTTGATTTTGCTTGGGGTCTAGATGCTGCTCCTGGCGATGAGTTTAAAATTCACTTTACCTTAGGACCTGAACTATGA